In a single window of the Orcinus orca chromosome 9, mOrcOrc1.1, whole genome shotgun sequence genome:
- the DDX56 gene encoding probable ATP-dependent RNA helicase DDX56: MEDPETLGFEHMGLDHRLLQAVTDLGWSRPTLIQEKAIPLALEGKDLLARARTGSGKTAAYAIPMLQHLLHKKATGPAVEQAVRALVLVPTKELARQAQSMIQQLAAYCARDIRVANVSAAEDSASQRAVLMEKPDVVVGTPSRILNHLQQDNLKLQDSLELLVVDEADLLFSFGFEEELKSLLCHLPRIYQAFLMSATFNEDVQALKELVLHNPVTLKLQESQLPGPDQLQQFQVVCETEEDKFLLLYALLKLSLIRGKSLLFVNTMERSYRLRLFLEQFSIPACVLNGELPLRSRCHIISQFNQGFYDCVIATDAEVLGPPVKGKHRGKGPKRNRAADPEAGVARGIDFHHVCAVLNFDLPPTPEAYIHRAGRTARANNPGIVLTFVLPTEQPHLGKIEELLSGGSGAPILLPYQFRMEEIEGFRYRCRDAMRSVTKQAIREARLKEIKEELLHSEKLKTYFEDNPRDLQLLRHDLPLHPAVVKPHLGHVPDYLVPPALRGLLHPHKKRKKPPSSKKAKKAKTQNPLRSFRHREEKRGPTAAPS, from the exons ATGGAGGATCCCGAAACGCTGGGCTTTGAACACATGGGCCTGGACCACCGGCTCTTACAG GCCGTCACCGACCTGGGCTGGTCGCGACCCACGCTGATCCAGGAAAAGGCCATCCCACTGGCCCTGGAGGGGAAGGACCTCCTGGCTCGGGCCCGCACGGGTTCAGGGAAGACCGCCGCTTATGCCATTCCGATGCTGCAGCATCTGCTCCACAAGAAGGCG ACAGGCCCCGCGGTAGAGCAGGCTGTGAGAGCCCTTGTCCTTGTGCCGACCAAGGAACTGGCACGGCAGGCCCAGTCCATGATTCAACAGCTGGCTGCCTACTGTGCTCGAGACATCCGGGTGGCCAATGTCTCAGCTGCTGAAGACTCAGCCTCTCAGAG AGCTGTACTGATGGAGAAGCCCGATGTAGTGGTGGGGACCCCATCCCGCATATTAAACCACTTGCAACAAGACAACTTGAAACTGCAAGACTCCCTGGAGCTGCTGGTGGTCGATGAGGCTgatcttcttttctcctttggctTTGAGGAGGAACTCAAGAGTCTTCTCTG TCACTTGCCCCGGATTTACCAGGCTTTTCTGATGTCGGCTACTTTTAATGAGGACGTACAAGCACTCAAGGAGCTGGTACTGCATAACCCG GTTACCCTCAAGTTACAGGAGTCCCAGCTGCCAGGGCCAGACCAGTTACAGCAGTTTCAGGTGGTCTGTGAGACTGAGGAAGACAAATTTCTGTTGCTGTATGCCCTGCTCAAACTGTCATTGATTCGGGGAAAGTCTCTGCTCTTCGTTAACACAATGGAGCGGAGTTACCGGCTGCGCCTGTTCCTGGAGCAGTTCAGCATCCCCGCCTGTGTGCTCAATGGAGAGCTCCCGCTGCGCTCCAG GTGCCACATCATCTCACAGTTCAACCAAGGCTTCTATGACTGCGTCATAGCAACAGATGCTGAAGTTTTGGGGCCTCCAGTCAAGGGCAAGCATCGGGGCAAAGGACCCAAGCGGAACAG GGCCGCTGATCCGGAGGCTGGTGTGGCCCGCGGCATAGACTTCCACCACGTGTGTGCTGTGCTCAACTTtgatctcccccccacccccgaggccTACATACATCGGGCCGGCAG GACGGCACGTGCCAACAACCCAGGCATCGTCTTGACCTTCGTGCTGCCCACGGAGCAGCCCCATCTGGGCAAGATCGAGGAGCTTCTCAGCGGAG GGAGTGGAGCCCCCATCCTGCTTCCCTACCAGTTCCGCATGGAGGAGATCGAGGGCTTCCGCTACCGCTGCAGG GACGCCATGCGCTCAGTGACTAAACAAGCCATCCGCGAGGCGAGGCTGAAGGAGATCAAGGAGGAGCTTCTGCACTCCGAGAAGCTCAAG ACGTACTTTGAAGACAACCCCAGGGATCTCCAGCTGCTGCGGCACGACCTACCCTTGCACCCCGCTGTGGTGAAGCCCCACCTGGGCCACGTCCCTGACTACCTgg TTCCTCCTGCTCTTCGCGGCCTCCTCCACCCTCACAAGAAGCGGAAGAAGCCCCCTTCCTCTAAGAAGGCCAAG AAGGCGAAAACCCAGAACCCACTGCGCAGCTTCAGGCACAGAGAAGAGAAGCGCGGACCCACAGCAGCGCCCTCCTAA
- the TMED4 gene encoding transmembrane emp24 domain-containing protein 4, which translates to MGLLALLLIALCAPGARGLYFHIGETEKRCFIEEIPDETMVIGNYRTQMWDKQKEIFLPSTPGLGMHVEVKDPEGKVVLSRQYGSEGRFTFTSHTPGDHQICLHSNSTRMALFAGGRLRVHLDIQVGEHANNYPEIAAKDKLTELQLRARQLLDQVEQIQKEQDYQRYREERFRLISESTNQRVLWWSIAQTAILILTGIWQMRHLKSFFEAKKLV; encoded by the exons ATGGGGTTGTTGGCGCTGCTGCTCATCGCGCTGTGCGCGCCGGGCGCCCGAGGGCTCTATTTCCACATCGGCGAGACCGAAAAGCGCTGCTTCATCGAGGAAATCCCCGACGAGACCATGGTTATCG GGAACTACCGCACCCAAATGTGGGATAAGCAGAAGGAGATCTTCCTACCCTCGACCCCCGGCCTGGGCATGCATGTGGAGGTGAAGGACCCTGAAGGCAAG GTGGTGCTGTCCCGGCAGTATGGCTCAGAGGGCCGCTTCACCTTCACTTCCCACACTCCTGGTGACCATCAGATCTGCCTGCACTCCAACTCTACCAGGATGGCTCTCTTTGCTGGCGGCAGACTG CGTGTGCATCTAGACATCCAGGTCGGGGAGCATGCCAACAACTACCCCGAGATTGCTGCCAAGGATAAACTGACAGAGCTGCAGCTCCGAGCCCGCCAGTTGCTGGATCAGGTGGAACAGATCCAGAAGGAGCAGGATTACCAAAGG TATCGTGAAGAGCGCTTCCGTCTGATCAGTGAGAGCACCAACCAGAGAGTCCTGTGGTGGTCCATCGCTCAGACCGCCATCCTCATCCTCACTGGCATCTGGCAGATGCGTCACCTCAAGAGCTTCTTTGAGGCCAAGAAGCTGGTGTAG